Proteins encoded in a region of the Oscillospiraceae bacterium MB24-C1 genome:
- a CDS encoding chemotaxis protein CheX: MPTKFYVPFLQATCNVFELMLDLSDISDRPVESFKCEDELDISIEIVGDLVGEVVYRFPHETSLNIVNIMSGMEMELVDDFVISAISEISNIISGNVMTMLAGEDLTCDIRPPRLKKADESKQYALRNNCCISTSAGDVCLEIRLNPNDPSKQAEN, translated from the coding sequence ATGCCCACTAAATTCTATGTGCCGTTTTTACAGGCCACCTGCAATGTGTTTGAGCTGATGCTGGACCTTTCGGATATCAGCGATCGTCCGGTTGAAAGCTTTAAGTGCGAGGACGAGCTGGATATTTCGATTGAGATAGTCGGCGATCTGGTCGGTGAGGTTGTTTACCGCTTTCCGCATGAGACCTCGCTGAATATCGTGAATATCATGAGTGGCATGGAGATGGAGCTGGTGGATGATTTTGTCATATCAGCCATATCGGAAATCTCAAATATTATCAGCGGCAACGTCATGACCATGTTGGCCGGGGAGGATTTGACCTGTGACATCCGTCCGCCCAGACTGAAAAAAGCTGATGAAAGCAAACAATATGCTCTGCGTAACAACTGTTGCATCTCAACCTCAGCGGGGGATGTTTGTCTAGAGATACGGCTGAATCCCAACGATCCCTCGAAACAGGCTGAGAATTAG
- a CDS encoding hemerythrin family protein: MLWKDKYALGVSVVDTQHKELFRRVEAFVKTLRSPASWEEKVLRVNETLEFMKAYVVEHFNDEEAYQQRIGYPGYQAHKKVHDDMVGYVLEVSAQYERSGYDEQLMQQFAGKLLAWLINHVAAEDQRIADYAIAKGVSGNAH; the protein is encoded by the coding sequence GTGCTTTGGAAAGATAAATATGCGTTAGGTGTTTCGGTTGTGGATACGCAACACAAGGAGTTGTTCCGGCGTGTTGAAGCATTTGTTAAAACGCTGCGTTCACCTGCCAGTTGGGAAGAAAAAGTTTTGCGCGTCAACGAGACACTAGAGTTTATGAAGGCCTATGTGGTTGAGCATTTTAACGACGAAGAGGCCTACCAGCAGCGCATCGGCTATCCTGGTTATCAAGCGCATAAAAAAGTGCATGATGATATGGTTGGCTATGTGCTGGAGGTCTCGGCTCAGTACGAACGCAGCGGCTATGACGAACAGCTGATGCAACAGTTCGCTGGTAAGCTTTTGGCCTGGCTGATAAACCATGTGGCAGCTGAGGATCAGCGTATTGCCGATTATGCAATTGCAAAGGGGGTGTCTGGTAATGCCCACTAA